The Fusobacterium sp. FSA-380-WT-3A sequence AAACAAGACCTTTCATATTATTTTCCAAAAGGCATTTTATTTCTAATCTTTTTTCTACTATTTCTAAAATATTAGGGATTGGACTACTTATAGCAATTTTATTTTCTATTTCTCCTTGAACTAAAATTCCCATTCCCAAAATTTTTTCTTTTATTTCTTTTATTTCGTTTTCAATAAAATCTAAAATTTTATTAAATTCTTCAATATCAAAGCTTTTCTCTCTAGACCATTCTTTTTCAAAAATAATATTTGCTTTCAAATCTGTTATTATAAAGATTATTTTTCTTTTTTGAATTTCAAGTCCTAAACAAAATCTTGATTTTTCATTTATATCAATTAGAATTTTCTTTCTCCCAACTTTATTTTCAGTTACTTCCCCTAATTCTACTAATAACCCTTCTTTTATCAAGTCACTAGTTAAAATTGTTAATGTCGCTGTTGTTAATTTCAAATCTTCTGCTATTTTTTTCCTAGAACTTGCCCCATATGTATTTAAATATGATAAAACTGCCCCTATATTTGAAGACCTCACAGTCTCCATATTTAATCCTCTACCTTTGCCCATTCTTTCACCTTATTTCTATTTTTATATCTTTTAAAATACAATCGTATTCTTTTTATTAAGTATATAATATTTTTGTAAATTTCTCAATATAAAAATCAGAACAATAAAGTAACTCCAGAAATTATTAGTAATATATAAGTTATTAATAAAAATAATTTCTGGCTCATTTTTTTATGTAAAATATTTCCTATTATAGCCCCAATTATTACAGGAGGAATTCCCCACATCAATTTAGTTACTGTTTCAGGAGTAAATAGACCTATTGCATAATGACTATATCCTAAATAACTATTTAATATAAGCCAAACACAAGAAACTGTTGCTCTAAATTCTGTTTTTTCTTTAAATTTTTTAGCAGCATATATTATCAATAAAGGTCCTCCAGAAACAAACATTCCATGTATAATTCCAGCAACAAAAACAATCATTACAAGAAAAAATTCTGGTAAATCTTTTTCTGTTTTTACTAAAAGTCCTTTTAAAGCTATCCCTATTATAAATATTGCATAAAATTTTAAAAGCATTGGAACTGGTAAAACAGAATATATATAATTTCCTAACACAAGTCCTAAAAACATTATTATCATAATTTTTAAAAACTCTTTAACATTTAAACTTTTATATGAAATTATTACTATCCAAACTGCCACTAATAATCCCATAATATTTAATATTGGTTTTGCTACATCTATTCCTTCTAATAAAATACTAGGAGGCATTGCTAATACTGTCCCAGCAAATCCTGTAATTCCTTGGACTATATTAGTTAAAAATAATACTAATAAAAATAATCCTTCTTTTAACATTTTTCCTCCTCTAATTAAAGAAAGATACTTGAATAATCAAGCATCTTCCCTTAGTTAAATATTTAGATTTTTAGATTGACTTTAATCCTTCAAATAATGTTTTATACTCAGAAGTTTTTCTATAGAATACTGCAGGATATCCAATTGGTACTTCTATTTGATGATGTCCACCTTTATATTCTTTTCCTGTCCATATATGTACCCAAGTATCTTCTGGTAAATAAACATCTTTTACTTCTTCTCCCTTATTATAAACAGGAGCTACTAATAAATCTTTTCCATATAAATATTGATATCTAATATCATATGCTTCTTTATCATTTTCATAATGCATAAATATAGGTCTTTGTACTGGAATTCCTTTTTCAGAAGCCTCAGTTACAAGGGTTTTTGTATAAGGTACTATATGTTTATATATTTTTGTCATTCTAGCAAGATGTTTTAATGTTTCCATATCTGTATCAAATTGATGATTATCCCCAGGTCTATTTCCTTCATGAGTTCTCATAAATGGAGTGAAAGCTCCCATTTCAGCCCATCTCATAAATAACTCTTTACTTCTTTTTAATCCATGAAGAGTTGTATATCCTCCTATATCACTATGAGTAAGAGCATTTCCTGTCATTCCAACTGATAAAGCTCCTACTACAACTGAAGCTAATCCATCTTCTATACACCAATCAACACATTGGTCTCCTGCCCACATTAAAGTACAATATTTTTGATTTCCTGTATATCCAGCTCTCATAAAATAAACTATTTTTTCTAAATTTCCAGTTTCTTTTACTGCTTCATAATTCACTTTAGCCCATAAAGCAGGCCAAGCATTATGCATTAATTCCCCATTTCCATTTTTTAGAACAGCATCACTTGGTAAATATTCTCCAAAATCAGCCATCCATCCATCTAATCCGAACTCAATAAGTTCTTTTTTCATTTTTCCTTTATACCATTCAAAAGCTTCTGGGTCTGTTAAATCTACTATACCACAATCAAATTCACCAAAATCTACTTTATAATCATTTCCATTTTGGTCTTTTGCTAGATATCCATTAGCTTCAGCTTCTTTATAATAAGTGTCTCCTACTATAAAGAATGGATTAGCATATCCTAAGAATCTAATTCCTTTTTCTTTTAATTCCCAGATTTTTTTATCTAATCCTGGATAAGTCTCTGGTGACCATTTCCAGTCCCACCAAAGTCTTTTTCCAAAGGAAGTCATATTTATTCCTTCCCAATCTTGACACCAAAGACCAGCTACTTCTACACCAGCTTCAATGGCCTTTTCCATTTTTTCTATTACTAAATCTGTTCCACCTTGAATTCCAAGTAATACTCCATTATACACCCACTCAGGTAATTTAGGCTGTCTACCAAAATATCCAGTTAATTTTTCTATGATTTCTAAATAAGTTTCGCCCGTTTCAATCATAATAAATTCTGGTTTATGCCATACTTGTAATTCATGGAATTTTTCATTTCTAAAATCAAAGTCAGCATATGCTGTTGTTTCCATATGTAAATAATATTTTTTTGTAGATACAAATGTAGGTTGAGGATAATATGTTGTATAATAATCTCCACCAGCTCTATCTTTTACATCAGCTTGCCATGTTGTATAAGTTTTTTTATTTCTTCCTACTCCTGGTTCAGAAGTCCATAGAGGGAAATTTTTTCCTCTTAAGTTAAAGTATGTCATTTGTTCTCCACAACCATATACCTTTTCTTCTTTATCAGCACAAATTCTAAACCAGTATCTATTTAATTCATCAGATGCTTCTAAGAAATTAATATATATTCTTCCTTCTTTTTCTTCAAAAGATATATTTAAAAATTCTTCTCCTCTAAAAAATTTAATTTTATTTTCTTCTAAAATTTCAAACTCTATTAATGCTACTCTTTCTATTACATAATCTTTTATGTCATAATTTCCTCTATACATATCAAAAGTAGCTTCACCCTTTCCTACAAAGATAAAAGGATTTTTTGTTGAATGAGATATTATTCTTCTTCCATTAACTAATAACTCCAAATTTTTCCCATCTACTCTTACTTCAATTTTTCCTCCTAGTTTTTCTAGTTATTTACTATTTTTCCTCACTAAAATCTTCTATTTCAGCTAAGAAACGAGAATGTTTAATTTTCATATCCATAACTTTGTAGAAAATTCCCATACCTACTACTAATGCTAACATAGCTAACTTAAAATTAGGTCCTACTAAATTTTCTCCTTTTATAGGTGATACAACTCCTATTGGTGACAAGAAGATATAAATAAATACTAATAATCCCATTAATAAAGTTGATACAAGAGGTAATTTAGCCCAAGGTTTCATATCAACAAATGGTTTAGTTTTTGGTTCTTCATAATCTTTTTCAGCTGGTTTTACTGCTGATATAATATGCATTAAAATTACTTCTACTACAAATAATAATCCCATTACATGTACATAATTTAATTTTACTTTTAAAATAAATATTAATACTGTATAAGCA is a genomic window containing:
- a CDS encoding sulfite exporter TauE/SafE family protein; translated protein: MLKEGLFLLVLFLTNIVQGITGFAGTVLAMPPSILLEGIDVAKPILNIMGLLVAVWIVIISYKSLNVKEFLKIMIIMFLGLVLGNYIYSVLPVPMLLKFYAIFIIGIALKGLLVKTEKDLPEFFLVMIVFVAGIIHGMFVSGGPLLIIYAAKKFKEKTEFRATVSCVWLILNSYLGYSHYAIGLFTPETVTKLMWGIPPVIIGAIIGNILHKKMSQKLFLLITYILLIISGVTLLF
- a CDS encoding alpha-glucosidase, which codes for MEVRVDGKNLELLVNGRRIISHSTKNPFIFVGKGEATFDMYRGNYDIKDYVIERVALIEFEILEENKIKFFRGEEFLNISFEEKEGRIYINFLEASDELNRYWFRICADKEEKVYGCGEQMTYFNLRGKNFPLWTSEPGVGRNKKTYTTWQADVKDRAGGDYYTTYYPQPTFVSTKKYYLHMETTAYADFDFRNEKFHELQVWHKPEFIMIETGETYLEIIEKLTGYFGRQPKLPEWVYNGVLLGIQGGTDLVIEKMEKAIEAGVEVAGLWCQDWEGINMTSFGKRLWWDWKWSPETYPGLDKKIWELKEKGIRFLGYANPFFIVGDTYYKEAEANGYLAKDQNGNDYKVDFGEFDCGIVDLTDPEAFEWYKGKMKKELIEFGLDGWMADFGEYLPSDAVLKNGNGELMHNAWPALWAKVNYEAVKETGNLEKIVYFMRAGYTGNQKYCTLMWAGDQCVDWCIEDGLASVVVGALSVGMTGNALTHSDIGGYTTLHGLKRSKELFMRWAEMGAFTPFMRTHEGNRPGDNHQFDTDMETLKHLARMTKIYKHIVPYTKTLVTEASEKGIPVQRPIFMHYENDKEAYDIRYQYLYGKDLLVAPVYNKGEEVKDVYLPEDTWVHIWTGKEYKGGHHQIEVPIGYPAVFYRKTSEYKTLFEGLKSI